The DNA region TCGCTGGGGAATCAGCAGGGAGGAACAGGATTTGTTTGCCCTGAACAGCCAGCTCAAGGCCGAGGCTGCACAAAAAAGTGGCCGTTTTGCTGACGAAATCGTACCGGTGGTCATGCCACAACGTAAGGGTGATCCGGTGGTGGTGGATACGGATGAATTTCCAAAGCATGGGATGACCCTCGACAAACTGTCCAAACTCAGGCCGGCTTTCAAGCCCGATGGCACAGTAACCGCCGGCAATGCTTCCGGCATCAACGACGGTGCAGCCATGGTTGTGGTGATGAGCGAGCGCAAAGCCAGAGAGCTTGGCATTGAGCCGCTTGCCTCCATTGTTTCGTATGCTTACGCCGGTCTCGACCCAAAAATTATGGGCTATGGTCCGGTACCAGCCACAAAAAAAGCCCTGGCACGTGCAGGCTGGGAGCTCGCCGATGTGCAACTCATCGAAGCCAATGAGGCTTTTGCAGCCCAGTCGCTGGCCGTGGTGAAAGATCTCGGCCTGAACCCGGACATTGTGAATGTGAATGGCGGAGCCATTGCCCTCGGCCATCCCATCGGAGCTTCGGGCGCAAGGGTGCTCACCACCCTGATGTATGAAATGAAAAAACGCAAGCTGAGCCGCGGCCTGGCCACCCTGTGTATTGGCGGCGGACAGGGCATAGCCATGCTCATAGAACGTTAAAAACCAAATTATTACAAACATGTACAATTTCGAAGGTAAAGTAGTAGTAATCACAGGCGGTGCCGATGGCATCGGCAAAGCCGCTTCCGAAAGATTTGCCAGCGAAGGCGCCATTGTGGCCATCTGGGACTTCAACGAAGAGAAGGGCCAACAAACGGTTGCCGGGATACAAGACAAGGGCGGCAAAGCTTATTTCTTCAAAGTAAATACAGCTGATTTTGAGATGGTTGCTCAGGCAGCAGCTGCCACACACGCCCTGCATGGCCACATAGACGTATTGATCAACAATGCAGGCATCACACGCGACAGCACCCTGAAGAAAATGAGTCCGGAACAGTGGCAGCAAGTGATCGACGTTAACCTGACGGGAGTATTCAACTGCACGAAGGTAGTGGCCGACTACATGCTCGTGCAAGGCAGCGGCCGCATCATCAACACAAGTTCGGTGGTGGCCCTGTATGGCAACTTTGGCCAGACTAATTATGTAGCAGCCAAAGCCGGACTGATTGGTATGACCAAAACCCTGGCCAAAGAGCTGGGGCGCAAGGGCATCACTGTAAATGCGGTGGCGCCGGGCTTCATAGCCACTGAGATGGTGGCCAAAATGCCGGAAAACGTGCTTGCGATGATGCGCGACAAAACGCCGCTTGGCCGACTGGGCAAACCTGAGGAAATTGCCGCTGCTTATGCTTTTCTTGCCAGCGACGAAGCCGCCTTTATCAACGGTGCGGTGCTGAGTGTGGACGGAGGAGTTGTGATAGGATAAGCTAAGTTGCAATGAAACAGCGCAATGCAATCATTCACTCCACAGGCATGTATGCGCCTGAACGGGTGGTTCCAAACAGCTACTTCGATGCCCTGCTGGGCGAAAATGTGAGCGAGTGGCTTGAGCAAAACGTGGAAATTTACGAGCGAAGGTGGTGCAACGAAAACCAGAGCACAGCCGATCTGTGTGTGGAAGCCGCACGCGATGCCATGGAAAGAGGAAATGTTAATCCGGAAGACATTGATCTGCTGGTCATTTCGACCGACACCCCGGAGTACATCTCACCATCGACCGCATCGAAAGTGCAGCACCTGCTGGGCATGTCAAAGGCAGGCACATTTGACCTGAACACTGCCTGTGCCGGTTTTGTGACTGCCCTCGACCTGGGCGCCAAATACATCCGCTCCGACGAAAATTACAACACAGTGATGGTGATTGGCGCCTACGCCATGAGCAAATATTTGAACATGAGCGACAAAAAGACCGTCACCCTGTTTGCCGATGGTGCAGGCGCAGTCATCCTGAAAGCTTCGGACGAACCCGGGCGGGGGTTCCTGGCCAGCCAGCTCATCACCAAAGGTGAATATTATGGCCACATGGGGATTTATGCAGGAGGAACGAATACCCCTGTCAACCAGGAGGTTATCAGCAACAAGGATCACCTGCTTAAGTTTGTGACCAAGTTTCCGAAAGAACTGAACCCCGAGATGTGGAGCATGATGGCCCGCGAGCTCAGCCGGCGCATTGGCGTCGAACCCACGGATGTGGATCATTATTTCCTCACGCAGATCAACATCAACAGCATACGCGAAACCATGGACAGGCTGGGTGTGGATCGCTCGAAAGCGCCAACGGTGATGCACAAATATGGCTACACGGGTTCGGCCTGCATTCCGTTTGCCCTGCATCAGACTGTGCTGCAAGGCAAGGTAAAACGTGGCGACCTGATGTATTTTATCGGATCGGGTGGTGGACTGGCATTTGCAAGTGCCGCATTCAGGTATTGAGCCATGGAAGCCAACGCACAAACCACAGGCGCATGGATACTGGTGCTGCTCTACATGGCAGGATTGCTCTACCTTGTTTTTAGAGGTGCACGGCAAACCCGCAGCCTGAGCGATTATGCCCTGGGCAGCGTGGTGTTTTCGCCGGTGGCGGTGGGCCTTTCGCTGGCTGCATCCATGACGAGCGCTGCCACCTTTGTCATCAATCCCGGTTTTATTGCCAATTTCGGCATATCGGGGGTGATCAGCTACGCCATTGCTTTGCCCATAGCTGCCGTGGTGTCGCTCATCCTGCTCACCAAGAGCTTCCGGCGCTACGGCCAAACGGTTAAAGCCCTTACCCTGGCACAGTGGGTCGGGTCGCGCTACCAAAGCAAACCCTTTGCCCTGCTGATGGGTGTGCTGGCGCTGCTGCTGCTCACCTTTATCGTGCTCATCGTAGTAGCACTCACCAAGGTTTTGTCGTCGGCCTTGCAGCTCAACGAAATGGCCGTGATGGTCGGTATTGTCATCTTTGTGTTTGGTTATATGATGTTCGGCGGGGCCAACAGCATGGTGTACACCAACACCATTCAGGCTGTCATCATGATTGTGGTGGCTTTGCTCCTGATTGGCAGCGGATATGAACATTTCAAAGACGGTTTGGGCAACTTTTTTGGCAAACTCGCCACCATTGACCCCGTATTGGTCAAAGCTACCAATCCCGCAAGTCCCTTGTTCAGAAACCTTTACGAGATCATTTTTGCGCAGGCGGTGGTGGGTATTGCCATTGTGGTTCAGCCGCACATCATCACCCGGTCGCTGCTTTTAAAGAAAGAAAGCGATGTGAACAAGTTTCTGGTAACGGCTGTGGTGGTCGAACTCCTGTTTTTCTCGGTGGTCATTGCCGGATTATATGCCCGGCTCACCTTTCCCGACCTGAGCATAGATGGCAAAGCACTTCCCAACGATGGCATCATTCCGGCTTATGTGAGGGCAGTTTATGCGGGCAGTCCGCTCGCACTTGTAGCCGGTTTGTTTGTGATTCTGGGTTTGATTGCAGCCGGCATGTCCACCCTGGAAGGTTTGGTGCAGTCAGTTTCGACCACGATCACCTCCGACCTGCTCAAACCCCTGTTGGGCAATCGCCTGCCTGAAAACAGGCTGGTGTTTGTCAACCGCCTGGCGATCGCATCCATGGCCTTGATTACCATTTACTTATCGCACAGGCAGCTGGTGGCTCCAAAACTCAGTGTAGGCATCTTTGCCCAAAACGGGGTGTATGCCTATTTCAGCGCGGCCTTTATCCCGGTCATCTTTGGCATCTTTTTGAAAGATGTCAGGGCGTGGGTGCCATTTGCAGCAGCAATATCGGCCATCGTGGTCCACTTTGGTGTTTACTACCTGCTTCCGTCAGCTGTTGAACAATTTGGCTGGCAGTTTGGCTTTTTCACCAGGTTTCTGGAAGGCCCGGTTCGCAATCCGGCCATTGCCAGTTCGACAGCCATCGTATTTTCTACAATTATTGGTTTTATCTTACTGAAAATAAGCAGATTAAAACAATGAATGTTTTCGACTGGACCTCACGCTGGGCCATGTACAAGCCCGAAGCCATTGCGCTGGAAGAGTTTGAGACAGGGCGCAAACTCAGTTGGAAACAACTGAATACACTTTGCAAATACCAGGCAGCAGAGTTTAGTTCGACCCACGGCCTTAAAAAAGGCGACCGCATTGCCATTCTGGCCGAGAACTCGCTGGAGCTGGCAGTGCTGTTTGGGATGGCCCTGAAAACGGGCATCATACTGGTGCCGCTCAATTACAGGCTCACACCAGCCGAGCTGGACTATATGCTGGGCAACTGTGCACCTTCACTGATCGTCTATGACCAGAAGTTTGAAGATAAAGTGCTGGGATGCAAACTGACGCCCGGGAAAAAACTGTTGATGGAAACACTTGCACAAAAGAACGACAGGTTTCTGGCGCTGGGTGAGGAACCCAATTTTGAAAATGCCGGATTGCATGGTGATGACCCGGTGTTTCTGATTTACACCTCAGGTACCACGGCCTTTCCGAAAGGCAGCATCTACACCCATCAGATGTTGCTCTGGAACAGCATCAACACCCAGCTGCGCCTCGACCTGACCTCGGAAGACCGTTCGCTCAACTGCGCCCCTTCGTTTCACACCGGCAGCTGGAATGTGCTGATGACACCTTTCTGGCATCATGGCGCCTACACCCTGTTTATGCGCAAGTTCGAAGCCGCCGATGTGTTGCAGGCCCTCGAAAATTACCACATGACCATATGGTGGGCGGTGCCGACCATGCTAAAAATGCTTGCCGAGGAGTCGGCATTTGAACAATGTCAACTCGAAAAGCTGCGTTATTTTGTGGTGGGCGGCGAGGCCATGCCTATTCCGCTCATCGAGCTATGGCACCGCAAAGGCATCCTCATCCGGCAGGGCTACGGACTCACTGAAGTTGGTCCGAACGTTACCTCGCTCAGCCACGAAGACGCCATCCGCAAGCAAGGCTCGATTGGAAAGCCCAATTTCTATTACCAGATACGCATTGTGGACGAGCATGGCAACGACCAGCCTGCCAATGTGCCCGGCGAGCTCTGGCTGAAAGGCCCCACGGTGACCCCCGGTTACTGGAACAATCCTGAAGCCACAGCCGAGGCCATTGCCGATGGCTGGTTCAAAACAGGCGACCTGGTAAAAGCCGACGACGAAGGCTATCTGTACGTGGTGGACCGCATCAAGAACATGTATATTTCAGGAGCCGAGAACGTGTATCCTGCCGAAGTGGAACATCGTTTGCGGCAGCATCCGGCCGTGGAAGAGGTGGCCATCATCGGTGTGCCCGACGAGAAATGGGGCGAAGCCGGCATGGCCTTCGTAAAGCTGAAAGACGGTTCGACGGCAGATGAAAATGAGCTCCGGACTTTTGCCCTTCAGCATCTGGCAAAATATAAAGTGCCAAAGCATGTTATTTTTGTGTCGGCCCTGCCAAAAACCGATTCAGGAAAAACCGACCGCAAACAACTGCGAAACTTGACAAAAACGATAATCGACAATTCAACAAATCATTAACCCAAAATCACAACAAAAATGAAGTACAGAGCAATCACAATCATGGCGCTTTTCATGGCGCTTGCAAGCACCTTCACTGCATGTAAGAAGGACGACCCGGCCAATCCGGCCACCATGCTGGAGCTCACCCTGTCGGACGACAACAAGACTGCAACCCTGGTGTTTTCTGAGGGTGTGTACGGCAAAGCCGACAAAACCGGTGCACTCGACGGGAACTCGTTCAACGTTACGATGAGCGGTGGTACAGCCACAGCCGGCAACTTTACTGTGTCGCACACCCCCGGCGCCAGCACTGTTACCTTTACTTTCACCTTTGGCGGAGTTGCCAACGGACAGGAAGTGATCACCATTGCACCCAAAACAGCCACATCCATCTACAACGCTGCCGGTGCCGCCACCCCAGTCTCCGAATCGAAAAGCGTGAACCTGCGCGAACTAGGCCTCATCGGACGCTGGTACTCCTCACGTGCCAATGTAGCCCCTATCCTGATTCAGCTTGGCATCGACTCGATCTATGCCGAGTTTCGTGCCAACAACACCTACACTGTTGAGTCGTTTGCAGGCGGCGCCAAAACCACCCTCACCGGCACGTTCACCCAAACCAAAACGACTACCAACGACATCTGGACCATTGTGGTGAACCAGTCGCAGCCTACCGCACTGAAGTCGGAAGGCATCTTCAAGATTTTTGCCGGCTCACCTGTAACCATGAAGTATGAAATTGCCCAGACAGAGCCGCAGATACCCGGCGTGACCCCACCCACCCCTGCCGGCGGAATTGGCAGCACCAGCGGAGGCGCCTTCGGCATGCTCAACGTACAAACCTATATCCGGATGGATTAATCCACGCAACCTCTCCAAGGGGATACTCCTGAAACAGCTCCGGGACGGTCGGATGGCCGTCCCGGCTGATTTTCAAACTATTGAGCTACAAACCAAATAAGATGAAATGAAACAGACACTCACCCTTTTAAGTATGCTGCTGCTGGTTTCTGCTGTCAGCGCACAAAACCCGGGGGTACAATATTTTCGGGAAGCAGTGCCCGAAAAGGCCAACAAGGAATTTCAGTTTCTGGCGTTCTTTATCAATCAGGGGGTGGCTTCGAACTTTTATCCGCAAAACGAGTTTCTGCGCGGACAGGTAATCGGAAGGCTTTTCGGCGCCAACAGCACAACCACCTCCGACACTGCCAAAGCTTTATATATTGAGCAACGCATCATCCCGTTTTTCATTTACCAGCCCCATCTGTTTGATGGCAAGGCCATTTTGCGGGCCTCGCTCGAAATCGACTGGACTTATGGTGATGCTTCCTATGGCGTTGGTGGCAACCTGGGCGCAGCGCTTTCGGCCGACCAGGTGAACATACAGACCCAAAACATTGAGCTTGAGCTCATCCCTAAAACCGGGTGGGCCATCAACCTGGGCTTGCAACGCATGTTCGACACCCCGTTCAATCCCTACAGGACGCTATTTGACAAAATGACCAACAGCGCCTACCGGCTCGCCTATTATGGCACCGACGCTGCCGGCATCACTGTGCGTCACGATCGTGATTTCGGGCGTTACAAGTGGGGGTTCTACAAATACTACGAAAACGACGTGTTTCGCGACGACGATGTGAACATGTTCGAGTTTATGGCCGACCGCAGCCTGAACCCCCTCTGGAAACTTGGTGTTTCGGCCAATTATGTGCGCGACCGCGCATCGGGCAAAGGCGGGGTTTCGATCCTCGGACAAGGCCTCAACTCGCTGCTGGCCGACCACAACGGCACCTTTAAATTCAAATTCGGGCCGGTGCCCTACAAAGCCGACATTGTCTGGCTGGGCACCTACTTCAGCCGCAACCTCGACCTGATGGCCGACCGCGTTTCGCTCAGCGGATTTTTCAATTACAACCTCGGTCAGGCCAGGGTGCTCACAACCGGACAATGGGAAAAAGGTGCCGACATAGGCGGATTTGGCGCCAACCTGAAAGGATTGTACCGTTATGGCCAAACCCCTGACGACCACGTGAAACTCGACCTGATTTACACCAGCGGCGACAAAGACGGGCTGGACGACAAAAAATACAGCGGCGTGCTAACCGCAAACACCTGGGGTGGCCCGGGTGCGATCTTCATCAGCAGCGGCGCCTACATCCTGATGCCGCACGGCAATGTGGTGAACCGTTTCACCCCTGCCATTGCCGATATTTCGAATATGGGCTATGGGCTGAGCGCCGCTACCACCACATTTTCAAAGGCTTTCATACCCTACAAGTTCATTGGCCGGTTGGGTGGAGCTGTGGCGTTTGGCAATGTAAAACCCTCGGCCGGCGGCTACCACATGGGCACCGAGGCCAATCTTGCGCTGGTGTATAACCCGGGTACCTACATGAGCATAGAGTGGCACACCGCCCACCTTTGGCTCGGAAAGTTCTACGACAGCGCCGAC from Bacteroidota bacterium includes:
- a CDS encoding sodium:solute symporter; the protein is MEANAQTTGAWILVLLYMAGLLYLVFRGARQTRSLSDYALGSVVFSPVAVGLSLAASMTSAATFVINPGFIANFGISGVISYAIALPIAAVVSLILLTKSFRRYGQTVKALTLAQWVGSRYQSKPFALLMGVLALLLLTFIVLIVVALTKVLSSALQLNEMAVMVGIVIFVFGYMMFGGANSMVYTNTIQAVIMIVVALLLIGSGYEHFKDGLGNFFGKLATIDPVLVKATNPASPLFRNLYEIIFAQAVVGIAIVVQPHIITRSLLLKKESDVNKFLVTAVVVELLFFSVVIAGLYARLTFPDLSIDGKALPNDGIIPAYVRAVYAGSPLALVAGLFVILGLIAAGMSTLEGLVQSVSTTITSDLLKPLLGNRLPENRLVFVNRLAIASMALITIYLSHRQLVAPKLSVGIFAQNGVYAYFSAAFIPVIFGIFLKDVRAWVPFAAAISAIVVHFGVYYLLPSAVEQFGWQFGFFTRFLEGPVRNPAIASSTAIVFSTIIGFILLKISRLKQ
- a CDS encoding long-chain fatty acid--CoA ligase — translated: MNVFDWTSRWAMYKPEAIALEEFETGRKLSWKQLNTLCKYQAAEFSSTHGLKKGDRIAILAENSLELAVLFGMALKTGIILVPLNYRLTPAELDYMLGNCAPSLIVYDQKFEDKVLGCKLTPGKKLLMETLAQKNDRFLALGEEPNFENAGLHGDDPVFLIYTSGTTAFPKGSIYTHQMLLWNSINTQLRLDLTSEDRSLNCAPSFHTGSWNVLMTPFWHHGAYTLFMRKFEAADVLQALENYHMTIWWAVPTMLKMLAEESAFEQCQLEKLRYFVVGGEAMPIPLIELWHRKGILIRQGYGLTEVGPNVTSLSHEDAIRKQGSIGKPNFYYQIRIVDEHGNDQPANVPGELWLKGPTVTPGYWNNPEATAEAIADGWFKTGDLVKADDEGYLYVVDRIKNMYISGAENVYPAEVEHRLRQHPAVEEVAIIGVPDEKWGEAGMAFVKLKDGSTADENELRTFALQHLAKYKVPKHVIFVSALPKTDSGKTDRKQLRNLTKTIIDNSTNH
- a CDS encoding ketoacyl-ACP synthase III → MKQRNAIIHSTGMYAPERVVPNSYFDALLGENVSEWLEQNVEIYERRWCNENQSTADLCVEAARDAMERGNVNPEDIDLLVISTDTPEYISPSTASKVQHLLGMSKAGTFDLNTACAGFVTALDLGAKYIRSDENYNTVMVIGAYAMSKYLNMSDKKTVTLFADGAGAVILKASDEPGRGFLASQLITKGEYYGHMGIYAGGTNTPVNQEVISNKDHLLKFVTKFPKELNPEMWSMMARELSRRIGVEPTDVDHYFLTQININSIRETMDRLGVDRSKAPTVMHKYGYTGSACIPFALHQTVLQGKVKRGDLMYFIGSGGGLAFASAAFRY
- a CDS encoding beta-ketoacyl-ACP reductase, which translates into the protein MYNFEGKVVVITGGADGIGKAASERFASEGAIVAIWDFNEEKGQQTVAGIQDKGGKAYFFKVNTADFEMVAQAAAATHALHGHIDVLINNAGITRDSTLKKMSPEQWQQVIDVNLTGVFNCTKVVADYMLVQGSGRIINTSSVVALYGNFGQTNYVAAKAGLIGMTKTLAKELGRKGITVNAVAPGFIATEMVAKMPENVLAMMRDKTPLGRLGKPEEIAAAYAFLASDEAAFINGAVLSVDGGVVIG
- a CDS encoding acetyl-CoA C-acetyltransferase; amino-acid sequence: MEKAVIVSAARTPIGNFGGALASLSAVELGVIAAKEALKRAGVGPEMVEEVLVGNILSAGLGQNIARQIGIKAGTPHETPAMTINQLCGSGLRAVAMAAQLVQFGEVEVVLAGGTESMSNAPYLLPKARYGYRMGDGTLVDSMIYDGLTDAFDNIHMGITAENIADRWGISREEQDLFALNSQLKAEAAQKSGRFADEIVPVVMPQRKGDPVVVDTDEFPKHGMTLDKLSKLRPAFKPDGTVTAGNASGINDGAAMVVVMSERKARELGIEPLASIVSYAYAGLDPKIMGYGPVPATKKALARAGWELADVQLIEANEAFAAQSLAVVKDLGLNPDIVNVNGGAIALGHPIGASGARVLTTLMYEMKKRKLSRGLATLCIGGGQGIAMLIER